A window of the Deltaproteobacteria bacterium genome harbors these coding sequences:
- a CDS encoding glutathione binding-like protein: protein MPKDLTKRAEVRIWIDFCNTRLQAAAGNIRHDHEVEKNKRRLREHLETLEKRMAGRDYIVDDYSLADITYIPFFTREDSYRTSITEDLPNVKRWRDSLLERPKVKSTP, encoded by the coding sequence ATGCCCAAGGACCTGACGAAGCGCGCCGAGGTGCGCATCTGGATCGACTTCTGCAACACCCGGCTCCAGGCCGCGGCGGGCAACATCCGCCACGACCACGAGGTCGAGAAGAACAAGAGGCGCCTGCGGGAGCACCTGGAGACGCTGGAGAAACGCATGGCCGGCCGCGACTACATCGTCGACGACTACTCGCTGGCGGACATCACCTACATCCCGTTCTTCACCCGTGAGGACTCCTACCGGACGTCCATCACCGAGGACCTGCCCAACGTCAAGCGTTGGCGCGACTCGCTGCTGGAGCGGCCGAAGGTGAAGTCGACGCCGTAG
- a CDS encoding CDGSH iron-sulfur domain-containing protein — translation MGLAYDDLIEPVIVRQESPSRFYCMCGRTQNFPFCDGSHKVTSITPREITVDRPRTMAICSCWRSKTRPYCDGTHGKLVANK, via the coding sequence ATGGGTTTGGCGTACGATGATCTGATCGAGCCGGTGATCGTCCGGCAGGAGTCTCCGAGCCGGTTCTACTGCATGTGCGGGCGCACCCAGAACTTCCCGTTCTGCGACGGCTCGCACAAGGTGACGTCCATCACGCCGCGGGAGATCACCGTGGACAGGCCCCGGACCATGGCCATCTGCTCGTGCTGGCGGTCGAAGACCCGGCCCTACTGCGACGGCACCCACGGCAAGCTGGTGGCGAACAAGTAG
- a CDS encoding cupin domain-containing protein → MYEVKNPIEEAKANPEVRHLKLWRTDLAYYWTINCEANMQDDMHYHENDDHIFMVLEGQCTVRTPEDEFVLNPHDTILLKSGQPYQLCNTGGDRLLLFGAGNSQVDGKPRTRVPRRPSHTPVKEPIIA, encoded by the coding sequence ATGTACGAGGTGAAGAACCCCATCGAGGAGGCCAAGGCAAACCCGGAGGTCCGCCATCTCAAGCTGTGGCGCACGGACCTGGCCTATTACTGGACCATCAACTGCGAAGCGAACATGCAGGACGACATGCACTACCACGAAAATGACGACCATATCTTCATGGTCCTCGAAGGCCAGTGCACGGTGCGGACGCCCGAGGACGAGTTCGTCCTGAATCCCCACGACACGATCCTGCTGAAATCGGGCCAGCCTTACCAACTGTGCAACACGGGCGGAGACCGTCTGCTGCTGTTCGGCGCGGGCAACTCCCAGGTGGACGGCAAGCCGCGCACGCGGGTGCCGCGGCGCCCCAGCCATACGCCGGTGAAGGAGCCGATCATCGCATAG